One genomic window of Ziziphus jujuba cultivar Dongzao chromosome 4, ASM3175591v1 includes the following:
- the LOC107415572 gene encoding mini zinc finger protein 2 translates to MRKRQVVVRRTEEPSRNATASSFTIRSVTYRECQKNHAAGVGGYAVDGCREFMASGEEGTSGALTCAACGCHRSFHRREVETEAVCECSSPPTNEA, encoded by the coding sequence ATGAGGAAACGGCAAGTGGTAGTGAGAAGAACAGAAGAACCTTCAAGAAACGCGACGGCGTCGTCGTTCACCATAAGAAGTGTGACGTACAGAGAGTGCCAGAAGAACCATGCCGCAGGGGTGGGAGGATACGCTGTGGACGGGTGCAGGGAGTTCATGGCGAGTGGAGAGGAGGGGACCAGTGGTGCACTTACCTGTGCTGCCTGTGGTTGCCACAGGAGCTTCCACAGAAGAGAAGTGGAAACTGAGGCAGTTTGTGAGTGCTCTTCACCTCCTACAAATGAGGCTTAG